The segment CCATATTGCTAGATCCTGCTTTTGGCTTAAATTCATCAAACAGCTCAATGGCACATACAAAATTTTGTTTGCTAGCCGCCATTGCATCCAACAGGGATTGAGCGGATACACCCTGCTTCACTACCAAGGCCAAATCACGTTGCACTGCAGGAAACTTACTTAATTCTTGAGGGACAGGCAAACCTAACTCACTAATTGGCTCTAGATTTAATTCAAATAATACTGGGGCTTGTGGCAATTCATAAGCCTGTTGTAGACCTGGATGCAATTCACCAATCCAACCAATATCAATACGACTCTTAAGTCCAGTCAAGAAAACTTTTGCGCTGCGGCCAGGATGTAATGCGGGATGTTTTGCAGCTTCAGTCACGATGCGCAAAGGATCAAGAACTCGCTCGAGATCGCCTTTGACATCAAAGAAATCTACTGCTCTTGTGGCAGCAGCCCATTGTTCCGGTACAAATGCACCATAAGCAATACCGCCTACTTTTTGCGGTTGTGAAAAACCAGCAACCTTACCCGCCGCCTCTTGAATACTACAATCTCGCTTAAATACGCGTCCCGTTTCAAATAAACGAACACGCCCGGCCCCACGGTTTAAGTTTGATTTAAGGTTTGACAACAAACCACCCCATAAGGTGCTGCGCATGACCCCATACTGATTGGCGATTGGATTTAGAACTGCAATCACATCCTTATCGGTAGCACCCGTTAATCGCTGTTCGCTCTCTAGGTCAGTGAATCCAAAATTCACAGCCTCTTGGTAGCCTTGCAACGCTAAACGTTGACGCAGCAAATGTATGCCGCGTTTCGCCTCATCCTGGGCACTCATCTTGAGTGAGGCAACGGGAGGCTGATCAGGGATATTTTCAAAGCCGTACAAGCGTGCGACCTCTTCAATCAAGTCTTCTTCAATCTCGATATCAAAGCGATAGCTTGGCGGGATAACAATAAATGCATCACCCTCTTGCTTGAACTCAAAACCAAGACGTTTAAATACATCCGCAACAATTTCTTTTGTTAACGGAATGCCAATCACTTTTTCCGCTCTAGCCAAGCGCATTTTGACTGGCTTACGCTCAGGTACATTCAGAATCTGATCGTCGACAGGACCTGCTTGGCCGCCACAAACTTCGATAATTAATGCAGAAAGATATTCAAGGCAATTGACGGTATTTTGTGGATCGACGCCACGCTCAAATCGATGCGCCGCATCCGTACTGAAATTAAATCGACGAGCACGACCCTGAATAGCTGACGGGAGCCAATAAGCTGCCTCTACATAAACATTTTTAGTGTCATCACTTACAGCGCAATGATTGCCACCCATGATGCCAGCAAGTGCAACTGGTCCATTTTGATCCGCCACCACTCCCGCATCCTGAAGTTTTCCGGCTGAATCAGGACCCTGCAAAGTCACTGTTTGCTCATTTAATAGCTCAAGTATCTCACCTGTTTTAGCCCAACGAACAGTGATATCACCCTCTAGCCTGTCGATATCAAATATATGGGTTGGCTGACCCATTTCTAGCATGACGTAGTTTGATAAATCCACTAAAGCAGAAATGCTTCTCTGACCAGCACGCGATAAACGCTTCACAATCCAATTGGGTGTTTCTGCTTGAGGATTTACACCGCGAATGACGCGTCCAGCAAAGCGACCGCAAAGCTCTTTGTTTTCTACGGCTACTTTGCGCTTCTCATCAATTGCAGCTGCAGGCGCATTCCATTTAGGGGCACATAAGGCCGCACCAGTAATAGCTGATACTTCTCTAGCCACTCCAAGCAATGAAAGGCAGTCTGCTTTATTTGGGGTTAACTTGATAACAAAAATTTGGTCATCTAAGTCGAGGTATTTTCGAATATCTTCACCAACCGGAGCATCCGCAGGTAATTCCAAAATGCCTTCATGATCATCACCTAAACCAAGCTCACGGCCTGAGCACAACATTCCTTGACTCTCAACGCCACGGAGCTTGCCCACCTTAATTACAAAGGGCTTGCCACCAGCTTCTGCTGGAGGCAGTTCAGCACCAACCATGGCACATGGAATCTTGATACCAGCACGTGCATTTGGTGCGCCACAAACAATTTGCAATTCTTGGCCTGTGCCAGCATCTACTTTGCAAACACGCAAACGGTCCGCATCAGGATGTTGCTCAGCCGAGAGAATTTTCGCGATAACGACCTTGTTAAATGCTGGAGCAACAGAGTGCTGCTCTTCCACCTCAAGGCCCGCCATTGTTAACGCATGACCCAAGGCATCGCTATCAAGCGATGGATTTACATACTGACGAAGCCAAGATTCTGAAAATTGCATGAGGTATGTTGTTCGCTTAAGCAGGGAACTGCGCTAAGAAACGCAAATCATTTTCAAAGAAGAGACGAAGATCATCAACGCCATAACGCAACATGGTTAAGCGCTCAAGACCCGATCCAAAAGCAAATCCTGTGTAACGCTCTGGGTCGATGCCCATATTACGCAATACATTTGGGTGAACCTGCCCCGCTCCAGAAATTTCTAACCAACGGCCAGCTAACTTGCCGCTACCAAAGGCCATATCGATTTCTGCGGATGGCTCTGTAAATGGGAAATAGGACGGACGGAAGCGTACTTGCAACTCGTTCGTTTCAAAGAAGGTTCTCAAGAAATCGGTATAGACGCCTTTGAGATCGGCGAATGAAACACTCTCTGCGATCCACAAACCTTCTACCTGATGGAACATTGGTGAGTGAGTTGCATCACTATCAACGCGATATGTTCTTCCAGGCGCAATCACCTTAATCGGCGGCATTACATCTGCATTGGCATACTTTTTGACATGCTCACTGGCGTAACGAACCTGAATTGGGCTGGTATGCGTGCGCAACAGCAGAGGTTTCTCTAGAGAATCTTTGCCATCAATATAAAAGGTATCCTGCATTGAACGAGCAGGATGATTTTCTGGGCTGTTGAGTGCCGTGAAATTAAACCAATCCGTTTCAATTTCAGGACCATCAGCCACATCAAAACCAATGGAGCGGAAGATTTCTTCTACGCGCTCCCAAGTACGCATCACTGGATGCAGACTACCAACTGCTTGACCCCGCCCTGGTAAGGACACATCAATGGATTCAGCAGCAAGGCGCTGTTGCAATACGGCATCAGCCAAAGCTTGGCGACGCTCTTGTAATGCAGTCTCTACTTGAGTTTTGATTTGATTAATTTGGGCGCCAGCACTCTTGCGCTCCTCAGGCGACATTGCACCAAGCGCTTTTAAACGCTCAGTGAGAACACCTGATTTACCGAGATACCTGGCTTTCGCGTCCTCAAGAGCCGCCGAATCGGCAGCTCCAGAGAAATCACGTTTGGCATCCTCGACAATTTGGTCGAGAGAAACCATTGCAGCTTAGTTTGCTTAGAAACTAAGAATTAAGCTGCAGCGTTTACTACGGATTTGATCCGAGTAACCAAAGCAGCGAAAGCCGCTTTGTCAGCAATGGCCATATCAGAAAGCACTTTGCGGTCGAGCTCAATCGCAGCTTTCTTCATACCATTCATGAATACGCTATAGGTCATGTTGTGCTCACGCACTGCCGCATTGATACGGGCAATCCACAAAGCGCGGAATACACGTTTCTTGTTGCGACGGTCACGATATGCATATTGACCAGCACGCATAACCGCTTGCTTAGCAATACGGAAAACGTTTTTACGACGACCGCGGTAACCTGTTGCGGCATCGGTAATTTTCTTATGACGGGCTCTTGCTGTAACCCCACGTTTGACTCTTGGCATTGAATTCTCCTAATCTAGTCTGAGGTTAAGCGTATGGAAGCATGGAGCGAATTGACTTGATGTCAGATTTCGCAACTTCGGCGGAACCACGCAAATGACGCTTGTTCTTTGTGGTCTTCTTGGTGAGGATGTGGCGTTTGAAAGCCTGACCTCGTTTGATCGATCCGCCTGCGCGAACCGTGAAGCGCTTTTTGGCGCTACTCTTGCTCTTCATCTTGGGCATAAAGCACCCCTTCTTCTACTTGTGCAACATAGGTGGTAACCGACGGTTACTCTTCCTGTACCCAGAAGCACTTCTTAAC is part of the Polynucleobacter tropicus genome and harbors:
- the pheT gene encoding phenylalanine--tRNA ligase subunit beta, which produces MQFSESWLRQYVNPSLDSDALGHALTMAGLEVEEQHSVAPAFNKVVIAKILSAEQHPDADRLRVCKVDAGTGQELQIVCGAPNARAGIKIPCAMVGAELPPAEAGGKPFVIKVGKLRGVESQGMLCSGRELGLGDDHEGILELPADAPVGEDIRKYLDLDDQIFVIKLTPNKADCLSLLGVAREVSAITGAALCAPKWNAPAAAIDEKRKVAVENKELCGRFAGRVIRGVNPQAETPNWIVKRLSRAGQRSISALVDLSNYVMLEMGQPTHIFDIDRLEGDITVRWAKTGEILELLNEQTVTLQGPDSAGKLQDAGVVADQNGPVALAGIMGGNHCAVSDDTKNVYVEAAYWLPSAIQGRARRFNFSTDAAHRFERGVDPQNTVNCLEYLSALIIEVCGGQAGPVDDQILNVPERKPVKMRLARAEKVIGIPLTKEIVADVFKRLGFEFKQEGDAFIVIPPSYRFDIEIEEDLIEEVARLYGFENIPDQPPVASLKMSAQDEAKRGIHLLRQRLALQGYQEAVNFGFTDLESEQRLTGATDKDVIAVLNPIANQYGVMRSTLWGGLLSNLKSNLNRGAGRVRLFETGRVFKRDCSIQEAAGKVAGFSQPQKVGGIAYGAFVPEQWAAATRAVDFFDVKGDLERVLDPLRIVTEAAKHPALHPGRSAKVFLTGLKSRIDIGWIGELHPGLQQAYELPQAPVLFELNLEPISELGLPVPQELSKFPAVQRDLALVVKQGVSAQSLLDAMAASKQNFVCAIELFDEFKPKAGSSNMADDEKSLAFRVTLLNPAETLQDAQIDAVMSALLGAVEKKCAARLR
- the pheS gene encoding phenylalanine--tRNA ligase subunit alpha; translated protein: MVSLDQIVEDAKRDFSGAADSAALEDAKARYLGKSGVLTERLKALGAMSPEERKSAGAQINQIKTQVETALQERRQALADAVLQQRLAAESIDVSLPGRGQAVGSLHPVMRTWERVEEIFRSIGFDVADGPEIETDWFNFTALNSPENHPARSMQDTFYIDGKDSLEKPLLLRTHTSPIQVRYASEHVKKYANADVMPPIKVIAPGRTYRVDSDATHSPMFHQVEGLWIAESVSFADLKGVYTDFLRTFFETNELQVRFRPSYFPFTEPSAEIDMAFGSGKLAGRWLEISGAGQVHPNVLRNMGIDPERYTGFAFGSGLERLTMLRYGVDDLRLFFENDLRFLAQFPA
- the rplT gene encoding 50S ribosomal protein L20; this translates as MPRVKRGVTARARHKKITDAATGYRGRRKNVFRIAKQAVMRAGQYAYRDRRNKKRVFRALWIARINAAVREHNMTYSVFMNGMKKAAIELDRKVLSDMAIADKAAFAALVTRIKSVVNAAA
- the rpmI gene encoding 50S ribosomal protein L35 translates to MPKMKSKSSAKKRFTVRAGGSIKRGQAFKRHILTKKTTKNKRHLRGSAEVAKSDIKSIRSMLPYA